One Methylocaldum marinum DNA window includes the following coding sequences:
- a CDS encoding RHS repeat domain-containing protein: MAGTVPAGTELGQTARLIRVVDRNNNALRFGYSNGNLATVVDGIGRTLRFWYDNGGHHITRITDWAGRTFRYTYDGRGDLVKFESPEVVAGRRGGSTTYSYYTAADGTNLDHALKTYTRPNGNGMSFEYYANGKTFRHTDSQGHSYTFRYNTFRRETTTVDERGVSQTYLFNEWGQQLQHQQGDGSRLVYEYKDTANPLNETQRRDSLGNTIRYAYDVAGNVTTMTLPDGSTVTYEGYNAFHQPTKTKDANGHYTLYRYDARGNRTEVIALKAGVNTDTPALAQIAAWTIHTYDGAGNLTRTKRVRDFSTQEGPYLEFGYDGAALNPVSVKRCGLQQLGSPTLTDQCTTASQAFDALGRPTVAVDARFYPAETRYDDDGRITRATDVLGGVKLTV, from the coding sequence GTGGCCGGTACCGTGCCGGCCGGAACGGAACTCGGCCAGACGGCGAGACTGATCCGCGTGGTCGACCGCAACAACAACGCCTTGCGTTTCGGCTACAGCAACGGAAACCTGGCCACGGTCGTGGACGGCATCGGCCGGACGCTTCGGTTCTGGTACGACAATGGCGGCCACCACATCACCCGGATCACCGACTGGGCAGGGCGGACCTTCCGCTACACCTATGACGGCCGCGGCGATCTCGTCAAGTTCGAAAGCCCGGAGGTCGTCGCGGGCCGGCGTGGCGGTTCGACCACCTACAGCTATTACACCGCCGCCGACGGCACCAATCTCGATCATGCCCTGAAGACCTATACGCGGCCGAACGGCAACGGCATGAGCTTCGAGTATTACGCCAACGGCAAGACCTTCCGGCATACCGACAGTCAGGGCCACAGTTACACCTTCCGGTACAACACATTCCGCCGGGAAACGACCACCGTCGACGAGCGCGGAGTGAGCCAGACCTATCTCTTCAACGAATGGGGGCAACAGCTCCAGCACCAGCAAGGAGATGGCTCGCGGCTGGTGTATGAATACAAAGATACGGCCAATCCGCTCAACGAGACCCAGCGGCGTGACTCCCTCGGCAACACGATTCGATACGCTTACGATGTAGCCGGCAATGTGACGACGATGACCCTGCCCGATGGCAGCACCGTCACCTACGAAGGCTACAACGCCTTCCATCAGCCGACCAAGACCAAGGACGCCAACGGGCATTACACGCTGTACCGCTACGACGCCCGCGGCAACCGCACGGAGGTCATCGCCTTGAAAGCGGGTGTGAATACCGATACCCCCGCACTGGCGCAAATCGCCGCCTGGACGATCCATACCTACGACGGGGCGGGCAACCTGACGCGCACGAAGCGCGTGCGGGATTTCAGCACCCAGGAAGGCCCTTACCTCGAGTTCGGCTATGACGGTGCGGCGCTGAACCCCGTCTCGGTCAAGCGCTGCGGCTTGCAGCAACTGGGTTCGCCCACGCTGACGGATCAATGCACCACCGCCAGCCAGGCCTTCGACGCCTTGGGTCGGCCGACCGTCGCCGTGGATGCACGGTTCTATCCGGCCGAGACCCGCTACGACGACGACGGCCGGATCACCCGCGCGACCGATGTCCTCGGGGGTGTCAAGTTAACTGTGTAA
- a CDS encoding IS3 family transposase (programmed frameshift), which yields MKRKRRNHSAAFKAKVALAALKGDKRLAELAEQFEVHVNQITQWKGQLQERASDVFATAAERSASKGPDVKELHAKIGELAMENGFFSRRARSHGRCERQTMIDRSDKLPVVRQCALLGLSRSSVYYTPQPVSENDLALMRRIDELHLHHPFAGARMLRDLLEQDGLKVGRRHVSTLMKKMGIEALYRRPNTRRKHPQNPVFPYLLRGLEITRANHVWAMDITYIPMRKGFVYLAAVLDWATRRVLSWRLSNSLTTDFCIEAVEEAIQRHGTPEIFNTDQGSQFTSAEFIGLIQGRGIQVSMDGKGRWVDNVFVERLWKSVKYEEVYLHAYDSVSQARQGLQRYFKFYNERRPHSSLDGKTPDSMYFHSLPIQKAA from the exons ATGAAACGAAAGAGACGAAATCACTCGGCGGCCTTCAAGGCCAAAGTTGCTTTGGCGGCGCTCAAGGGCGACAAGAGGTTGGCTGAATTAGCAGAACAGTTTGAGGTTCACGTCAACCAGATCACGCAGTGGAAGGGCCAGTTGCAGGAGCGAGCGAGTGACGTGTTTGCTACAGCAGCAGAGCGCAGTGCATCGAAGGGGCCGGACGTGAAGGAACTCCACGCCAAGATCGGCGAGTTGGCGATGGAGAATG GATTTTTTAGTCGCCGCGCTCGGTCGCATGGGCGATGCGAGCGCCAAACGATGATCGACCGGTCGGACAAGCTCCCTGTGGTGCGCCAGTGTGCGTTGTTGGGGCTTTCCCGCTCCTCGGTTTACTACACGCCACAGCCGGTCTCAGAGAACGATCTGGCGCTGATGCGGCGAATCGACGAACTGCACCTCCATCATCCGTTTGCCGGTGCCCGCATGTTGCGTGACCTGTTGGAGCAGGATGGGCTGAAGGTCGGTCGCCGGCATGTGTCGACGCTCATGAAGAAGATGGGCATCGAGGCGCTGTACCGGCGTCCGAACACCCGCCGCAAGCATCCGCAGAACCCGGTGTTCCCGTACCTGCTGCGAGGTCTGGAGATCACCCGAGCAAACCACGTCTGGGCCATGGACATCACCTACATCCCTATGCGGAAAGGCTTTGTCTATCTGGCTGCGGTGCTCGACTGGGCCACTCGGCGGGTACTGTCCTGGCGACTATCCAACAGCCTGACTACGGACTTCTGCATCGAAGCCGTTGAGGAAGCCATTCAGCGCCATGGCACGCCGGAGATCTTCAACACCGACCAAGGCAGCCAGTTCACCAGCGCGGAGTTCATCGGCCTGATCCAAGGCCGTGGCATCCAGGTGAGCATGGATGGCAAGGGCCGCTGGGTCGATAATGTCTTCGTCGAAAGGCTTTGGAAAAGCGTGAAGTACGAGGAAGTCTACTTGCATGCTTACGACTCCGTTTCTCAAGCACGGCAAGGTCTACAACGCTATTTTAAGTTCTACAACGAACGGCGGCCCCATTCATCGCTTGACGGTAAAACCCCGGATAGCATGTACTTTCATTCGCTGCCAATCCAGAAGGCAGCCTAA
- a CDS encoding IS5 family transposase — translation MRGADITQQELFSYRTLEDRIPKDHPLRKLRAVVDILLTTLDSEFDALYARTGRESIPPERLLRASLIQVLFSVRSERQLVQQIEFNLLYRWFVGLTLDAEVWDHSTFSANRDRLLNERISRLFFERVVLLAEWQDLLSDEHFSVDGTLIQAWASMKSFVKKDGSSPPPEDGGRNPSVDFKGEKRSNATHASTTDPEARLYKKSEGDKAQLCFMGHALMENRTGLVVDVEVTHATGTAERDAAKIMIGRTVTKPGATVGADKAYDVPEFVQALREQRVTPHVARKEKGSAIDGRTTRHAGYRTSLKRRKRVEEIFGWSKTVGGLRQTRFRGLKKVAAQTVFTFAAYNLTRLGGLFGWRWSTA, via the coding sequence ATGCGCGGCGCCGACATCACCCAGCAAGAACTCTTCAGCTACCGAACCTTGGAAGACCGGATTCCCAAGGATCATCCCCTTCGGAAGCTCCGGGCCGTGGTCGACATTCTGCTGACCACGCTGGACTCGGAATTTGATGCCCTCTATGCCCGGACCGGCCGGGAATCGATTCCGCCGGAGCGGCTGCTGCGCGCCAGTCTCATCCAAGTCTTGTTCTCTGTCCGCTCCGAGCGGCAGTTGGTCCAGCAGATCGAATTCAATCTTTTGTACCGCTGGTTTGTCGGGCTGACCCTGGATGCCGAGGTCTGGGACCACTCCACCTTCAGCGCCAACCGGGATCGGTTGCTGAACGAGCGGATTTCCCGGCTGTTTTTCGAGCGGGTCGTGTTGCTGGCGGAATGGCAGGACCTTTTGTCGGACGAGCATTTCTCGGTGGACGGCACGCTGATCCAGGCGTGGGCCTCCATGAAGAGCTTTGTGAAAAAGGATGGCAGCTCGCCTCCGCCGGAGGACGGCGGCCGGAATCCGTCCGTCGATTTCAAGGGCGAAAAGCGCTCCAACGCGACCCACGCCTCGACCACTGATCCGGAGGCTCGCCTTTACAAGAAAAGCGAAGGGGATAAAGCTCAACTGTGCTTCATGGGCCATGCCCTGATGGAAAACCGGACCGGCCTGGTCGTGGATGTCGAGGTGACTCACGCCACCGGCACGGCGGAACGGGACGCGGCCAAGATCATGATCGGTCGCACCGTCACGAAGCCCGGCGCGACGGTCGGGGCGGACAAGGCTTACGACGTGCCGGAGTTCGTGCAAGCTCTCCGGGAGCAGCGGGTCACGCCGCATGTCGCCCGGAAGGAAAAAGGCTCCGCCATCGATGGCCGCACCACCCGACACGCCGGCTACCGGACCAGCCTGAAGAGGCGCAAGCGGGTGGAAGAAATCTTCGGGTGGTCGAAGACCGTGGGCGGGTTACGCCAGACCCGGTTCCGGGGTTTGAAGAAGGTGGCGGCCCAGACCGTGTTCACTTTCGCCGCCTACAACCTGACCCGGTTGGGTGGGCTGTTCGGCTGGCGATGGTCGACGGCCTAG
- a CDS encoding IS1 family transposase (programmed frameshift), giving the protein MAYQTIPCKYCKSSDVVRYGTQSGYPRFRCKHCGRTFKTEYIYRAYESGIKEQIVDMAMNGSGIRDTARVLGIGKNTVMSTLKKSPPKLVTVNPYIGSREIAVEIRHLFDSPMDVQADEQWSYGARKKNQRWLWYAIDAATGCILSFVFGRRKEDVCEQLIANLRVFNIRTYYTDDWPSYAAFIPANQHVIGKKYTQKIENKNLLLRTRIKRLTRKTICFSKSELLHDGVIGLFINRHCFQLN; this is encoded by the exons ATGGCCTATCAAACGATTCCGTGCAAATACTGTAAAAGTTCCGATGTGGTGCGCTATGGTACACAGAGTGGTTACCCCCGCTTTCGTTGCAAGCACTGTGGGCGCACCTTCAAGACCGAATACATTTACCGGGCCTACGAGTCCGGTATCAAAGAACAGATTGTTGACATGGCGATGAATGGCAGTGGTATTCGAGATACCGCTCGTGTTCTCGGGATTGGGAAAAACACAGTCATGTCTACACTGAAAAAAAGTCCACCGAAGT TGGTCACGGTGAATCCTTACATCGGCTCTCGGGAAATCGCCGTGGAAATCAGGCATCTCTTTGATTCGCCGATGGATGTTCAGGCGGACGAACAGTGGAGCTATGGGGCTCGCAAGAAGAACCAACGTTGGCTCTGGTACGCCATCGACGCCGCCACCGGATGCATTTTGTCATTTGTGTTTGGGCGGCGCAAAGAGGACGTTTGCGAACAATTGATCGCCAATCTGCGCGTTTTCAATATTCGAACCTATTACACCGATGATTGGCCAAGCTATGCGGCGTTCATTCCGGCAAACCAGCACGTCATTGGTAAGAAATATACGCAAAAGATCGAAAACAAAAACCTTTTGTTACGCACTCGCATCAAGCGCTTAACTCGCAAAACGATCTGCTTTTCAAAATCTGAGTTGCTTCACGATGGGGTGATCGGCCTCTTCATTAATCGCCACTGCTTTCAACTAAATTGA
- a CDS encoding DUF6531 domain-containing protein has product MVYYTPPPPPAQKNAGQPQACNGTNPVNGATGNKYQAESDYSGTGRLPLEFRRSQQRLPGTSDPGGYAGATVTIASWC; this is encoded by the coding sequence GTGGTCTACTACACCCCACCCCCGCCGCCGGCTCAAAAGAATGCGGGACAACCGCAGGCCTGCAACGGCACCAATCCCGTCAACGGTGCCACCGGCAACAAATACCAGGCGGAATCCGACTATTCCGGCACCGGCCGACTGCCGCTGGAATTCAGGCGCTCACAACAGCGCCTACCCGGAACATCGGACCCTGGGGGTTACGCTGGCGCCACAGTTACGATCGCCAGTTGGTGTTGA
- a CDS encoding SSI family serine proteinase inhibitor, giving the protein MNVKMRNAVLANFLHSDSENPLPKIPILFCLKTSNFLSGIVAVGALAIGTAVPATSVSAAENEMRTAPLPLNSGFFAPVAPRELVQTFTDGEYAEPVRSAVTLSCSLNAGVPAPQGTHPNPEQACAELEKASGTLAGLPKDQNIMCLTVYEPVTVTISGVWDSKFVWERATYGNRCELIRATGTVFKEWPFQVN; this is encoded by the coding sequence ATGAACGTGAAAATGCGTAACGCGGTTCTGGCGAACTTCTTGCACAGCGATAGTGAAAATCCGCTTCCCAAAATTCCGATTTTGTTTTGCTTGAAGACATCTAACTTTCTTTCCGGCATTGTAGCGGTAGGGGCTCTGGCGATCGGCACTGCAGTACCCGCCACCTCGGTCTCCGCCGCAGAGAACGAGATGAGAACTGCCCCACTACCTCTCAATTCAGGTTTCTTCGCGCCGGTTGCTCCACGGGAATTGGTGCAGACCTTCACCGATGGCGAATATGCCGAGCCGGTCCGAAGTGCGGTTACATTGAGCTGCAGCTTGAATGCGGGAGTACCTGCACCACAAGGCACACACCCTAATCCTGAGCAGGCGTGTGCCGAGCTGGAGAAGGCTAGCGGTACGTTAGCCGGTCTTCCCAAGGATCAGAACATCATGTGCCTGACGGTTTACGAACCGGTCACCGTGACGATCAGCGGAGTTTGGGATAGCAAGTTTGTTTGGGAGCGGGCCACCTACGGCAATCGGTGTGAGTTGATCCGTGCGACGGGGACCGTGTTCAAAGAATGGCCATTCCAGGTCAATTGA
- a CDS encoding PHP domain-containing protein — translation MPLMNSNRRFKNMQPFRLPQDLHIHTTYSQYDGSVVPEQSAELIARVRHAEIIGISDHFEHFADSLYDNYVHDLRALGLWVGTEVDGAGSVDFASSLHFDYYIYHCYDRDADYRAVEKLLATGSPVIIAHPNALDTNLNRVPGQCLVELNNRYVWRCDWMRFYGPHRQRFRFVINSDAHQPLWLGQSVARRAAAELGVQEVSITDL, via the coding sequence TTGCCATTAATGAATTCCAACCGGAGGTTCAAGAACATGCAGCCCTTCCGACTTCCCCAGGACCTGCACATCCACACGACCTATTCCCAGTACGACGGTTCGGTCGTGCCCGAGCAGTCGGCCGAGCTGATCGCTCGGGTGCGCCATGCGGAGATCATCGGCATCAGTGACCATTTTGAACATTTCGCCGACAGTTTGTACGACAATTATGTCCACGACCTGCGGGCCCTGGGCCTCTGGGTGGGCACCGAGGTAGACGGCGCGGGGTCGGTGGATTTCGCCTCTAGCCTGCATTTCGACTACTATATCTACCACTGCTACGATCGCGACGCAGACTACCGCGCGGTAGAAAAACTGCTGGCCACCGGATCGCCCGTGATTATCGCCCACCCCAACGCGCTCGATACCAACCTCAACCGGGTTCCGGGCCAATGTCTGGTGGAGCTCAACAACCGCTATGTGTGGCGCTGCGATTGGATGCGGTTCTACGGTCCACACCGCCAACGGTTCCGCTTCGTCATCAACTCCGACGCCCATCAACCCTTGTGGCTAGGCCAGAGCGTAGCGCGACGGGCCGCGGCGGAGCTGGGTGTGCAGGAGGTAAGCATTACCGACTTGTGA
- a CDS encoding aldo/keto reductase, producing MEFRSFGNSGLKVPVLSLGTATFGGGNEYFRAFGSTDVQEASRLVDICLDAGVNLFDTADTYSHGLSEEILGQAIKGRRGKVLISTKATYPMSDEPNDRGTSRHHLVRSCEASLRRLNTDYIDIYTMHGFDELTPIDETLRALDDLVRSGKVRYLACSNFSGWNLMKSLALSEKYGWSRYAAHQAYYSLIGRDYEWELMPLALDQGVGTAVWSPLGWGRLTGKIRRNQPLPAQSRLHKTAEIGPPVPDELVYRVVDALDEIAAETGKTIPQIAINWLLQRPTVCTVVIGARNEAQLKDNLGATGWNLTPEQMAKLDAASDVTPVYPYWHQRHFLVNP from the coding sequence ATGGAATTCAGATCCTTTGGCAATTCCGGGCTGAAAGTTCCGGTTCTCAGTTTAGGCACCGCCACTTTCGGCGGTGGAAACGAATATTTCCGCGCCTTCGGAAGCACCGATGTTCAGGAGGCCAGTCGTTTGGTGGATATTTGTCTGGACGCGGGCGTCAATCTTTTCGACACCGCAGACACTTATTCTCATGGCTTGTCGGAAGAAATTCTCGGCCAGGCCATCAAAGGGCGCCGGGGCAAGGTTCTGATTTCGACGAAAGCGACCTATCCGATGAGTGACGAACCCAACGACCGGGGCACCTCGCGCCATCACCTCGTACGCTCCTGCGAAGCCAGCTTGCGGCGACTGAACACCGATTACATCGACATTTACACCATGCACGGATTCGACGAGCTGACGCCGATCGACGAAACGCTGCGGGCGCTCGACGATCTCGTGCGAAGCGGCAAGGTCCGTTATCTCGCCTGTTCCAATTTTTCCGGCTGGAATTTGATGAAATCGCTGGCTCTCTCGGAAAAATACGGCTGGTCCCGCTATGCGGCTCATCAGGCCTATTACTCGCTGATCGGACGCGATTACGAGTGGGAGCTGATGCCGCTGGCGCTCGATCAAGGCGTCGGAACGGCCGTCTGGAGCCCGCTCGGTTGGGGAAGACTCACCGGGAAAATTCGCCGTAATCAACCTCTCCCGGCGCAAAGCCGGCTCCACAAAACGGCGGAAATAGGACCGCCGGTACCCGATGAACTCGTGTATCGCGTCGTGGACGCCCTGGACGAAATAGCGGCGGAAACGGGCAAGACCATTCCGCAGATCGCGATAAACTGGCTCTTGCAGCGCCCGACGGTGTGTACCGTGGTTATCGGCGCCCGCAACGAAGCGCAGCTCAAAGACAACCTCGGCGCAACCGGCTGGAACCTGACTCCCGAACAAATGGCGAAGCTGGATGCCGCGAGCGACGTGACACCGGTTTATCCCTATTGGCACCAGCGGCACTTCCTGGTGAATCCCTAA
- a CDS encoding DUF3147 family protein, which translates to MYFTIKVLISALLVAAVSETAKRSSLIAALIASLPVTSILALIWLYVDTGDTESITELSRQIVWLVLPSLAFFWILPLLLECALNFWLALGLAAITTCVCYTLTLLLRNLFQ; encoded by the coding sequence ATGTATTTCACCATCAAGGTCTTGATATCCGCCCTTCTGGTCGCGGCCGTTTCCGAAACGGCGAAACGGAGTAGTCTGATTGCTGCCCTCATTGCTTCCCTACCCGTCACGTCAATCCTGGCCCTCATCTGGCTCTACGTCGACACCGGGGATACCGAGTCGATCACTGAACTCTCACGGCAAATCGTCTGGCTGGTGCTTCCTTCACTGGCCTTCTTCTGGATTTTGCCTCTACTGCTGGAATGCGCGCTAAATTTCTGGCTCGCACTGGGCCTTGCGGCGATTACGACCTGCGTGTGTTATACCTTGACGTTATTACTGCGGAACCTTTTTCAATAG
- a CDS encoding TldD/PmbA family protein gives MNLPVSFLPEVPAFDIHRALARIQAEADWIGLRFVQEQTYRRAVRNHLPEDNTVSLERGVMVEARVDGHIAYAGTSDLSQQGLVQAARRASHLARTCARHALFPFAERHRPTVRGRFVSTRQSGFDHLTLAELTDQLIRASRSLKVSDKIVSTAAEATLVESTVHYVSSSGTDIEQQWLQISSHCAATAQDGAETQQRSLNGPTARCRQAGLEFFDFPALHAECERAGREALELLHAENCPDETLDLILAPDQMLLQIHESIGHPLELDRILGDERNYAGWSFVKPDDFGRLRYGSPLLNVTFDPTVEGEFASYAFDECGNPATREYLIRDGVLLRGLGSLESQSRLGLPGVANFRSAGWNRAPIDRMANINLEPGTSSLAEMIASVERGVYMQSNRSWSIDDYRNKFQFGCEYARRIEQGRLTDVLKNPNYRGVTVPFWNALKQVGCRDERELFGTPYCGKGEPNQLIRVGHAAPPCLFAGINVFGGGA, from the coding sequence ATGAACCTCCCGGTCAGCTTTCTTCCGGAAGTCCCCGCATTCGATATTCACCGGGCACTGGCCCGGATCCAGGCCGAGGCTGATTGGATCGGCCTGCGTTTCGTCCAGGAACAGACCTATCGGCGTGCCGTCCGCAATCACCTCCCGGAAGACAACACCGTCAGCCTGGAGCGCGGCGTCATGGTGGAAGCCCGGGTGGACGGCCATATCGCCTATGCCGGCACCAGCGATCTCTCGCAACAGGGTTTGGTCCAGGCCGCCCGGCGGGCCTCGCACCTGGCCCGGACCTGCGCGCGCCATGCCTTGTTCCCATTCGCCGAAAGGCACCGGCCTACGGTTCGCGGACGCTTCGTCAGCACCCGGCAATCGGGTTTCGACCATCTGACGCTCGCCGAATTGACCGATCAACTGATCCGCGCCAGCCGGTCTCTAAAAGTGTCCGACAAGATCGTCAGCACGGCCGCCGAAGCCACACTGGTGGAAAGCACGGTGCACTACGTCTCATCCAGCGGCACGGATATCGAACAGCAGTGGCTGCAGATTTCCAGCCATTGCGCAGCCACCGCCCAGGACGGCGCCGAGACCCAGCAGCGTTCGCTGAACGGCCCGACTGCCCGCTGCCGTCAGGCGGGGCTGGAATTCTTCGATTTTCCGGCTCTTCACGCGGAGTGCGAGCGGGCGGGGCGCGAGGCCCTCGAGTTGCTGCACGCCGAGAACTGTCCCGATGAGACGCTGGACCTGATCCTGGCGCCGGACCAGATGCTGCTGCAGATCCACGAATCGATCGGCCATCCGTTGGAACTCGACCGCATCCTCGGTGACGAGCGCAACTATGCCGGCTGGAGTTTCGTGAAACCGGACGATTTCGGCCGGCTGCGCTATGGCTCGCCCCTGCTGAACGTCACCTTCGACCCGACCGTCGAGGGTGAGTTTGCCTCTTACGCCTTCGACGAATGCGGAAACCCCGCGACGCGGGAATATCTGATCCGGGACGGCGTGTTGCTGCGGGGGCTCGGCAGTTTGGAAAGCCAGTCCCGACTCGGCCTTCCCGGCGTCGCCAATTTCCGTTCGGCCGGCTGGAATCGGGCGCCGATCGACCGCATGGCGAACATCAACCTGGAACCTGGCACCAGTTCCCTGGCCGAGATGATCGCGTCCGTGGAGCGAGGCGTTTACATGCAATCCAATCGATCCTGGTCCATCGACGACTACCGCAACAAATTCCAGTTCGGCTGCGAATACGCACGCAGGATCGAACAAGGCCGGTTGACCGATGTCCTCAAAAATCCCAATTACCGGGGGGTGACGGTGCCCTTTTGGAACGCGCTGAAGCAGGTCGGTTGCCGCGACGAGCGGGAGCTCTTCGGAACGCCGTATTGCGGGAAAGGCGAACCCAACCAGCTCATCCGCGTCGGCCATGCCGCCCCGCCCTGTCTGTTTGCGGGCATCAACGTGTTCGGAGGTGGCGCGTGA
- a CDS encoding TldD/PmbA family protein yields the protein MSFVPETRRLFDDLADTAFSDLKAGEALSLQLSAEDQTYVRFNDSKVRQATAVLQRNLALTFQWAGRQVTFTFDLGGHVDRDRALLFSCLERARQEARTLPEDPFAVPLQNHGTSAHEHSGSEPDAADAVGAIARVTQGTDFTGLLASGPQVRAVRNSAGLNHWFSTASLWVDYSLFTTNTSGDNKAVKDRFWGPVWNEERFQTLLNADKDRLAFLKRPSRAIAPGEYRVYFAPAAVADLVAMFSWGALSYRAYRDGNCALKRLIQGEATLSELFTLKENFGLALTPRFNSLGELPPVELMLIEKGQLKNLLVSSRSAKQYGVPSNAADPTGWFGEHLRAPELMPGNLPETEVLNRLGTGLYVSNLHYLNWSDVQAARVTGMTRYACFWVENGEIAAPIDDLRFDDSLYRVFGSALEALTRESPVHPDIDTYHSRALGGSKIPGALVGAFRFTL from the coding sequence GTGAGCTTTGTTCCGGAAACCCGGCGGCTGTTCGACGATCTCGCGGATACGGCCTTTTCCGACTTGAAGGCCGGAGAAGCGCTCAGCCTCCAACTCAGCGCCGAAGATCAAACCTATGTGCGGTTCAACGATTCCAAAGTGCGGCAAGCCACGGCCGTGCTGCAGAGAAACCTGGCACTCACCTTTCAGTGGGCCGGCCGTCAGGTGACTTTCACGTTCGACCTCGGCGGCCACGTCGATCGGGACCGGGCGCTTCTCTTTTCCTGTTTGGAGCGAGCACGTCAGGAAGCCCGAACTCTCCCGGAAGACCCTTTCGCGGTGCCCCTGCAAAACCACGGAACCAGCGCACACGAACATTCGGGATCAGAGCCGGACGCAGCCGATGCAGTCGGTGCCATCGCCCGCGTTACTCAGGGAACGGACTTTACCGGACTCTTGGCCTCCGGCCCGCAAGTCCGCGCAGTCCGCAATTCGGCGGGATTGAATCACTGGTTTTCGACCGCATCCCTATGGGTGGATTATTCCCTGTTCACGACCAACACTTCCGGGGATAACAAGGCCGTCAAAGATCGTTTCTGGGGGCCGGTATGGAATGAGGAACGGTTCCAAACCCTCCTGAATGCCGACAAGGACCGGCTTGCCTTCTTGAAACGTCCCAGCCGCGCGATCGCGCCCGGCGAGTATCGGGTTTATTTCGCGCCGGCCGCCGTCGCCGACCTCGTCGCCATGTTCTCTTGGGGCGCCCTCAGCTACCGGGCGTACCGGGACGGCAATTGTGCCCTCAAGCGGCTGATCCAAGGTGAGGCCACTTTATCCGAACTGTTCACCCTGAAAGAAAACTTCGGCTTGGCGCTCACGCCGCGCTTCAACAGTCTGGGCGAGCTTCCGCCGGTGGAGTTGATGCTCATCGAGAAGGGACAATTGAAAAACCTGCTGGTGAGTTCCCGTTCCGCAAAACAATATGGCGTCCCGTCCAATGCGGCGGATCCGACCGGCTGGTTCGGAGAGCATTTACGCGCGCCGGAATTGATGCCCGGCAACCTGCCCGAGACCGAGGTACTGAACCGCCTGGGTACCGGTCTTTACGTGAGCAATCTGCATTATCTCAACTGGAGCGATGTCCAGGCCGCCCGGGTGACCGGCATGACCCGCTACGCCTGCTTCTGGGTCGAGAACGGCGAAATCGCGGCGCCCATCGATGATCTGCGGTTCGACGACAGTTTGTACCGAGTGTTCGGCTCGGCGCTCGAGGCGCTGACCCGCGAAAGCCCGGTCCATCCCGACATCGATACCTATCACAGCCGTGCGCTCGGCGGCAGCAAGATACCCGGGGCGCTGGTCGGCGCTTTTCGCTTCACGCTTTAG
- a CDS encoding helix-turn-helix domain-containing protein — protein sequence MNRRIRIQRLAPQDREEWQKQYYRHKEQRPRRRLTALKAVWDGQTLADVCRTQHLRRKTLEHWLDLYLHGGFKTLLAPERRRVPQALSCRQRRVLRYILLHKTPADYGLDSYQWTARRAQALIAAKWNIHLGLGRLYPLFDQFGLSHQRVHRDYGPPRPRLQAAFVDALEKKGGGSQVSGPRSGGAG from the coding sequence ATGAACCGAAGAATCCGTATCCAACGGTTGGCCCCTCAAGACCGGGAGGAGTGGCAGAAGCAGTATTACCGGCACAAGGAGCAACGTCCCCGGCGTCGTCTCACGGCCTTGAAGGCCGTTTGGGACGGCCAGACTTTGGCGGACGTGTGCCGGACTCAGCACCTTCGCCGCAAGACGCTGGAGCATTGGCTGGATTTGTATCTTCATGGGGGCTTTAAGACGCTGCTGGCCCCGGAGCGGCGACGTGTTCCCCAAGCTCTGTCCTGCCGGCAACGGCGAGTCTTGCGTTACATCCTGCTGCATAAGACGCCGGCCGATTATGGCCTGGACAGCTATCAATGGACGGCCCGGCGGGCGCAGGCCCTCATCGCCGCCAAGTGGAATATTCATCTGGGGTTGGGGCGCCTGTACCCACTGTTTGATCAGTTCGGGCTTTCCCACCAGCGGGTGCATCGGGACTATGGGCCGCCTCGACCGCGGCTACAGGCGGCCTTCGTGGACGCCTTGGAAAAAAAAGGTGGAGGAAGCCAGGTCTCCGGACCGCGCTCGGGTGGCGCTGGATGA